The Kluyveromyces lactis strain NRRL Y-1140 chromosome D complete sequence genome has a window encoding:
- the RCE1 gene encoding CAAX prenyl protease (similar to uniprot|Q03530 Saccharomyces cerevisiae YMR274C RCE1 Type II CAAX prenyl protease) codes for MFSRPADVVAVYISLSYVVAVHTVSRDVNEFKIRRDDPKVIKARMKAVIALSAFHLTTIPLLLKYMNGDSIQNTLLRFGLLPGFLNETETGLPSWVPFNYFKDSSRHLSLAIVLYSTPLLDSLLHYCFLPDKSYKDIISDICCEFSTIWGLRDYIFGPITEELFYTSMMLVAYLRLGDSSQYDANYLTLIVPNLFGIAHVHHAFEQYSLGIMNLANIIFITLLQMSYTWLFGSFTNYLFLNSSGNLWSCILIHTFCNYMGLPQGNTFSKAYALVPIEKRSNLGTLFSSVWRLLYLPLLVISIVLFKNNLTSLTAGTYEPIV; via the coding sequence ATGTTTTCAAGACCAGCTGATGTAGTGGCGGTGTATATATCACTTTCATACGTGGTTGCGGTACACACTGTATCCAGAGATGTTAATGAATTCAAGATCAGGAGAGATGACCCTAAGGTAATAAAAGCAAGGATGAAAGCTGTCATTGCCTTATCCGCGTTCCACTTGACCACCATCCCACTACTTCTCAAATACATGAACGGGGATTCAATCCAGAACACCTTGTTACGCTTTGGTTTACTTCCAGGGTTCCTTAACGAAACCGAAACCGGCCTGCCAAGTTGGGTCCCCttcaattatttcaaagattcatcTCGTCACTTGTCGCTTGCAATAGTGTTATATTCCACTCCGTTATTAGATTCACTGCTACATTACTGTTTCCTGCCGGATAAGAGTTACAAAGATATCATAAGTGATATTTGCTGCGAATTTTCTACTATTTGGGGGCTCAGAGACTATATCTTCGGTCCTATAACTGAAGAATTATTTTACACATCGATGATGTTGGTGGCTTACTTGAGACTTGGTGATTCATCTCAGTATGACGCGAATTATTTGACATTAATCGTCCCTAACCTGTTTGGGATAGCACATGTACACCATGCGTTTGAACAATACTCTCTAGGGATCATGAACCTTGCcaatatcatcttcatcactttATTGCAAATGTCCTACACCTGGCTCTTTGGATCCTTTACCAACTACCTATTCCTCAATAGCTCAGGAAACCTATGGTCCTGCATCTTGATTCATACCTTCTGTAACTACATGGGATTACCTCAGGGAAACACTTTTTCGAAGGCATACGCATTGGTGCCAATAGAAAAGAGATCCAATTTGGGGACCTTATTCTCTTCTGTTTGGAGGCTCCTATATTTGCCATTGTTGGTCATTAGCATTGTTCTATTCAAGAATAATTTGACTTCCTTAACTGCAGGCACATATGAACCCATTGTATAA
- the DAT1 gene encoding Dat1p (similar to uniprot|P13483 Saccharomyces cerevisiae YML113W DAT1 DNA binding protein that recognizes oligo(dA). oligo(dT) tracts; Arg side chain in its N- terminal pentad Gly-Arg-Lys-Pro-Gly repeat is required for DNA-binding; not essential for viability) — MAKKLSDGRKPGSGRKPGRAKTLAEGRKPGSGRKKGSKNLGISNGAVNATGSGTRRSRSSSQHYGMDHSSSSASSPTIAMATSLLLQQQQQFHNGQAHYAAPHRIMKRGTADSANSSSNSSSNSDPVSKRDRELIDALNKLSRCKSPPQSPDPMQTAKLPMLSSFWGSVDVPLRQEHEQQLQHQLQLQLQLQHQLQLQHQHQQIHSQQNSLNSNNSHQQIPGVMWPNTPPPQVASSSSSLHQNNPSAHPSDLNSSH, encoded by the coding sequence ATGGCAAAAAAACTGAGTGATGGACGGAAACCTGGGAGTGGACGTAAACCTGGACGAGCCAAGACTTTGGCAGAAGGGCGGAAGCCCGGCAGTGGGCGCAAGAAGGGGTCTAAGAACCTTGGAATCAGTAATGGGGCTGTTAATGCTACTGGTAGTGGGACGCGCCGCTCACGTAGCTCGTCACAGCACTACGGGATGGACCACTCATCGTCGTCTGCCTCTTCCCCAACTATAGCTATGGCTACTTCTTTGCTGcttcaacagcagcaacagtTTCATAACGGGCAGGCTCACTATGCTGCTCCGCACCGTATAATGAAACGGGGCACAGCGGATAGCGCAAATTCGAGTTCTAATTCAAGCTCGAATTCAGATCCAGTATCGAAACGAGATAGAGAACTTATCGACGCCTTGAACAAGCTCTCACGTTGCAAATCACCTCCACAGTCGCCTGATCCAATGCAGACGGCTAAATTACCCATGCTCTCGTCGTTCTGGGGTTCGGTGGATGTCCCACTGCGACAAGAACATGAGCAACAGCTTCAGCATCAACTCCAACTCCAGCTGCAGCTCCAACACCAACTGCAATTGCAACACCAGCACCAACAGATACATTCACAACAAAACTCACTTAATAGTAACAACTCTCACCAGCAGATTCCAGGTGTCATGTGGCCCAATACGCCGCCGCCTCAAGTCGctagttcttcttcatcattgCACCAGAACAACCCTTCAGCTCATCCTTCTGACTTAAACTCTTCTCACTGA
- a CDS encoding uncharacterized protein (similar to uniprot|Q03758 Saccharomyces cerevisiae YML111W BUL2 Component of the Rsp5p E3-ubiquitin ligase complex involved in intracellular amino acid permease sorting functions in heat shock element mediated gene expression essential for growth in stress conditions functional homolog of BUL1), translated as MGSDKRPQLKKQQTEDESILRGRGATKNPSGSSNLFFRSSSASNLFRLRKSFANGGSSSSSNSAMVLKSGQSKLKNEDGSEVSDTHHMIDVLPSFEMYNALHRNIPRGNVNPDQHDLPPSYLEVESQRQTPDSSDGTTVSQLDEMFLSPSPSLYDANTRVGSSQSLQSLNTVSSGVLQNSLQALSTRYEAIIDDLDDSDNIKIEKLYSLPKVSTPIDVNIRILKKATKPCEEKPEEESILKEYTSGDIINGFVVIENRSQHPLRFEMFYVTLEGCACVIDKKQGKRTVKRFLRMVDLSASWSYSNIDLATGFQYVPGDIDQDGCVLGLNNDRFLQPGVRYKKFFTFKFPNQLLDISCKHEMFCHCLLPPSFGVDKYKHHARYSNIKLNSMLGYGHLGTKGSPILTNDLCSDNLSVSYTIDARVVGKDAKRNELTIMKEKEYNLRLIPFGFCQPLTGEGDPLIQMNALQKLVEERMDALERVFKRLEAGECITANDIHSTDLSGTIDNDTNIDSREILDRKLNQLHIANRIDPDAATFPLRNVKTSKRHQHTIVSEFPYTIKPKSKSRNKLKKNIFSGLYGSSSSTTAAETETAASATSTTASLASESVPSSSLVSSDTMKYGIIMLECKVPEDGLPYIRPSLLKKTNQYQNKNKHDQANWDCAQSSFLDEEMKVLDHLNIHLRCIQANSSVSHKPPEIQAVTTQLICITSKAVSSFPLKLNAELLLNTEKMKGITGTFHGYLQKVKDYKQKFKSNIDQLTELYNKSKSTMSSHQEIRFSDFVTPQLMNDIESLASLVIDVKSLNNIFKKQDQTLSHASDKISGGTNLLSSDSAPLSLQAALSHSNPLTQAELMKQELLHEWIESNEKEYNREVTVNLVLDTEIKETLVPTFESCLCSRMYCVRVNVKFENNIGTTSIDVPVRIRYLEC; from the coding sequence ATGGGGTCCGATAAGAGACCacagttgaagaaacagcAGACCGAGGATGAGTCCATTTTGAGAGGTCGGGGAGCAACAAAGAATCCTTCTGGATCATcaaatctcttcttcaggAGTTCATCTGCATCAAATTTATTTCGGCTTCGAAAATCATTTGCTAATGGAGGCTCGAGCAGTAGTAGTAATTCTGCTATGGTATTAAAATCAGGACAATCGAAGTTGAAGAACGAGGACGGTAGTGAAGTTTCGGATACTCATCATATGATCGATGTTCTTCCCTCGTTTGAAATGTATAATGCTTTACATCGCAACATCCCACGAGGAAATGTAAACCCTGACCAGCATGATTTACCCCCCAGCTATCTAGAAGTGGAGTCACAGCGGCAAACGCCTGATTCATCTGACGGTACCACTGTCTCCCAACTTGATGAAATGTTCCTCTCCCCATCGCCTTCCTTATACGATGCCAACACTCGCGTTGGATCTTCACAGAGCCTTCAAAGCTTGAATACAGTATCCTCAGGGGTGTTACAAAACAGTTTACAAGCGTTGAGTACTAGATATGAGGCGATAATTGACGATTTGGATGATTCAGATAATATAAAGATCGAGAAGCTATACTCGTTACCGAAGGTGTCAACACCTATTGACGTTAATATTCGAATTCTTAAGAAGGCTACGAAACCCTGCGAAGAGAAACCTGAGGAAGAGTCCATATTAAAGGAGTATACTTCCGGGGATATTATCAACGGGTTTGTTGTTATAGAGAATAGATCTCAACATCCCCTTCGATTCGAAATGTTTTACGTTACGTTGGAAGGTTGTGCATGTGTCATTGATAAAAAACAAGGTAAACGTACTGTAAAGAGATTCCTTAGAATGGTGGATTTATCTGCAAGTTGGTCTTATTCGAATATTGATCTTGCCACGGGGTTCCAGTATGTTCCAGGAGATATCGATCAGGATGGATGTGTCTTGGGATTAAACAACGACAGATTCTTGCAGCCTGGCGTCCGTTATAAAAAATTCTTCACATTTAAGTTCCCAAATCAATTACTTGATATTTCATGCAAGCATGAGATGTTCTGCCATTGTCTTTTGCCGCCTAGCTTCGGGGTGGACAAGTATAAGCATCACGCTCGCTATTCAAATATTAAGTTGAATTCTATGCTTGGATATGGTCACTTGGGCACTAAAGGATCACCAATTTTGACTAATGATTTATGCAGCGATAATCTATCGGTGAGTTACACCATTGACGCACGAGTCGTTGGGAAAGATGCCAAACGTAATGAATTGACAATaatgaaggaaaaagaatataatCTAAGGCTTATTCCATTCGGATTTTGCCAACCGTTAACAGGTGAAGGTGATCCACTCATTCAAATGAATGCATTGCAAAAACTAGTAGAGGAAAGAATGGATGCTTTAGAAAGAGTATTTAAGAGACTGGAGGCTGGAGAATGTATTACTGCTAATGATATCCATAGTACTGATTTGAGTGGAACAATAGACAATGACACAAATATCGATTCAAGAGAGATTTTGGACAGGAAATTAAACCAATTGCATATTGCCAACAGAATAGATCCAGACGCTGCTACATTTCCATTAAGAAATGTGAAGACCTCCAAAAGACATCAACATACCATCGTTTCTGAATTCCCGTATACGATAAAGCCAAAATCTAAGTCTAGAAAtaaactgaagaaaaacatATTTAGTGGTCTTTATGGTAGCTCCTCTTCAACTACTGCTGCTGAAACGGAAACAGCAGCTTcagcaacatcaacaacagcatCATTAGCTTCAGAGTCAGTAccgtcatcatcattagTATCATCGGATACAATGAAATATGGCATCATAATGTTAGAATGCAAGGTACCCGAGGACGGATTACCATATATAAGACCCTCTTtactgaagaaaacgaaCCAGtaccaaaacaaaaacaagCACGACCAAGCGAATTGGGACTGTGCACAGTCTTCGTTCCTAGATGAGGAAATGAAAGTGTTGGACCATTTGAATATACATCTGAGATGTATTCAAGCCAACAGTAGTGTGTCCCATAAGCCACCGGAAATCCAAGCTGTTACCACGCAACTAATATGCATTACTTCTAAAGCGGTGAGCTCATTCCCTTTGAAACTAAATGCAGAACTGTTATTGAACACTGAGAAGATGAAAGGCATCACGGGAACTTTCCATGGCTACTTGCAAAAGGTTAAAGATTACAAACAAAAGTTCAAAAGCAATATTGATCAACTCACGGAACTATACAACAAATCAAAATCGACTATGAGCTCACACCAAGAAATTAGGTTCTCTGATTTTGTCACGCCTCAGTTGATGAATGATATAGAAAGTTTAGCCTCCTTGGTGATCGACGTAAAGAGTTTGAACaacattttcaagaagCAAGATCAGACTTTATCACATGCCAGCGATAAGATTTCAGGAGGCACTAATCTGCTGAGTTCAGATTCGGCTCCATTAAGTTTACAAGCTGCACTTTCTCACAGTAACCCACTGACTCAGGCCGAACTAATGAAGCAAGAGTTACTACATGAATGGATCGAAAGCAATGAAAAGGAATACAACAGAGAAGTGACAGTGAACCTAGTATTGGAtacagaaattaaagaaaccTTGGTTCCTACGTTTGAGAGTTGTTTATGTTCGAGAATGTACTGCGTAAGAGTGAATGTCAAATTTGAGAACAATATTGGAACAACCTCAATCGATGTTCCTGTAAGAATCAGATACTTAGAGTGTTGA
- a CDS encoding uncharacterized protein (weakly similar to uniprot|Q03760 Saccharomyces cerevisiae YML107C Protein of unknown function green fluorescent protein (GFP)-fusion protein localizes to the nuclear periphery), producing MDTKLKERVDQLSRYLDGEDRIKVDKYMTRWIEKMSRASSRVNKYRYKTRTVRLDSAKFSVAPYERVLDTLGESYKGIDVFNRDEFHRALERMVQTTKTEAIFWDSQYVNPITILAHGLRIEFCDGSVVTLKCDSCKETLSLDLCDSEFNQQYASHLLTMHKSVCFWHTSSVPLDIVYYVNKSSVIYEIERIKIQWARYSGLSDRFKSWQLGFPLPEKIKLLCGWFGYQSLQSSDIALLYVLLRGYAPVDGQSETDFGILQCVGSYLTVDVKQVLCNSDFNGHPKWSSHYDQDTILDLLYDTLIEIPDESMQGRISRLKRIITKW from the coding sequence ATGGataccaaattgaaagaaagagtaGACCAATTAAGTCGGTATTTGGACGGTGAAGATCGAATAAAAGTCGATAAGTACATGACACGATGGATTGAGAAGATGTCAAGAGCATCTTCACGGGTCAACAAATACCGGTACAAAACTAGAACCGTACGATTAGATAGTGCCAAATTTTCTGTGGCTCCTTATGAGCGGGTTCTTGATACTTTGGGTGAATCTTATAAAGGCATAGACGTTTTCAATAGAGATGAGTTTCATAGGGCGTTAGAACGAATGGTACAGACGACTAAGACAGAGGCGATATTTTGGGACTCGCAATATGTGAATCCCATCACTATCTTGGCTCACGGGCTTCGCATTGAGTTTTGTGATGGGTCTGTTGTAACACTGAAGTGTGATAGTTGCAAAGAAACATTGTCATTAGACCTTTGCGATTCGGAGTTCAACCAGCAGTATGCATCACATTTGTTAACAATGCACAAATCCGTTTGTTTTTGGCATACTAGCAGTGTTCCGTTGGACATTGTATACTATGTGAATAAGAGCAGTGTCATTTATGAGATTGAGAGGATTAAGATCCAATGGGCGCGGTATTCTGGGTTATCTGATAGATTTAAGTCATGGCAGCTGGGGTTTCCGCTCCCAGAGAAGATCAAACTGCTTTGTGGATGGTTTGGATATCAATCTTTACAAAGTTCGGATATTGCTCTTTTGTATGTGCTACTTAGAGGATACGCTCCCGTTGATGGTCAATCTGAAACAGATTTTGGGATCTTACAATGTGTTGGATCGTACTTAACAGTTGATGTGAAGCAAGTGCTGTGTAATTCCGATTTCAACGGACATCCTAAATGGAGTTCACATTATGATCAGGATACTATTCTCGACTTACTCTATGATACTCTGATCGAGATCCCTGATGAGTCAATGCAAGGCAGAATCTCACGGTTGAAAAGGATTATCACTAAATGGTGA
- the CTK3 gene encoding Ctk3p (similar to uniprot|P46963 Saccharomyces cerevisiae YML112W CTK3 Gamma subunit of C-terminal domain kinase I (CTDK-I) which phosphorylates the C-terminal repeated domain of the RNA polymerase II large subunit (Rpo21p) to affect both transcription and pre-mRNA 3' end processing), with protein MDAFEARLRFVDVIKHLHKTLHKKRETSPGADGDSTISAAAMAIAGSTGTGAAGSNGNASASGSSSSLLQDPVQFYLKHYEHHFEDFHQCFFLTTANMDSLDRLNVLIYWSRIISSLWSRCLKNMDEQWNIQGKVMFEYLLLDLNRMIDLVLPKEDWKALTNLPVAIEVIQFISSLVTGNSSDMDVSEQNQNSIEECWKLLSQDRQETVNQFNQLEWDCIEKKQFAVGLEWVQYRKQSRCDSSLLQCLQLLVDRRRKAFILQECYRKHSVLALPISSQLQTLLHRMENDRERHKKSKEHEWVIDRATMTDTLEFDTVWNSYALGMNRNDYQNIKTIQEIAQQSYMYLDNSTLGQSN; from the coding sequence ATGGACGCATTTGAGGCTAGGTTACGATTTGTGGATGTCATTAAACACTTACACAAGACTCTTCataagaaaagagagacaTCGCCTGGCGCAGATGGAGACTCTACGATCAGTGCAGCTGCAATGGCAATAGCAGGCTCAACTGGAACAGGAGCAGCGGGTAGTAACGGGAATGCTTCTGCCTCGGGAAGTAGCTCGTCTCTGCTGCAAGACCCTGTACAATTTTATTTGAAGCACTACGAGCAccattttgaagatttccaTCAGTGCTTCTTTCTAACGACAGCAAATATGGACTCGTTGGACCGTTTGAACGTATTGATATACTGGAGCAGGATTATTTCATCTCTCTGGTCTCGGTGTCTGAAGAACATGGACGAGCAATGGAATATCCAAGGGAAGGTCATGTTCGAGTATCTATTATTGGATTTGAATAGGATGATCGATTTAGTACTACCAAAAGAGGATTGGAAAGCGTTGACAAATTTGCCCGTAGCCATAGAGGTGATTCAGTTTATCTCTTCATTAGTCACCGGTAATTCCAGTGATATGGATGTATCAGAACAGAATCAGAACAGCATTGAAGAGTGCTGGAAATTGTTATCGCAGGATAGACAGGAAACGGTAAACCAGTTCAATCAGTTGGAATGGGACTGCATTGAGAAAAAACAATTTGCCGTTGGATTGGAATGGGTCCAGTACAGAAAACAATCACGATGCGACTCATCATTATTGCAGTGCCTTCAACTGCTTGTAGATAGAAGGCGCAAGGCGTTTATTTTACAAGAATGTTACAGGAAACATAGCGTTCTTGCGTTACCAATCTCTTCACAATTACAAACGCTTCTACATAGAATGGAAAACGACAGAGAACGACACAAGAAATCTAAGGAACACGAGTGGGTTATTGACCGCGCCACTATGACAGATACGCTAGAGTTTGATACTGTTTGGAACTCTTACGCATTAGGAATGAACAGAAATGATTATCAGAATATCAAAACTATTCAAGAGATTGCCCAACAAAGTTACATGTATCTAGACAATAGTACTCTTGGACAATCTAATTAG
- the DSK2 gene encoding ubiquitin domain-containing protein DSK2 (similar to uniprot|P48510 Saccharomyces cerevisiae YMR276W DSK2 Nuclear-enriched ubiquitin-like polyubiquitin-binding protein required for spindle pole body (SPB) duplication and for transit through the G2/M phase of the cell cycle involved in proteolysis interacts with the proteasome), whose translation MSQISVHVKSGQNNWTVEIESAATIRAFKETISGVSGVPADNQRLIYSGKILKDTETVESYKIQDGHSVHMVKSGGASAATTGSTTTGSAASPAATNSAAPSNISAGQTGGFNPLADLTGARYAGLANLPSADMFGPDGGLNSSNGANPESMLQMLENPIFQSQMNEMLSNPQMVDFLIQQNPQLQALGPRARDMLQSPFFRQMMTDPQMIRQSMQMANSMGMSPDGAASAFPAPGSASGAGGANETSTNDADSAATGAAASSTGQANPFAGLFGATPGNAAAANPFAGLFPGGQQPQFNQELLASMFGGNSNATGAAPAVDNRPPEERYESQLRQLNDMGFFDFDRNVAALRRAGGSVQGALDALLNGDV comes from the coding sequence ATGTCACAGATTAGCGTTCATGTCAAGTCTGGACAGAACAATTGGACGGTTGAAATCGAAAGTGCTGCTACAATTCGTGCATTTAAGGAGACTATCAGTGGTGTAAGTGGTGTTCCTGCCGATAACCAGCGTTTGATTTATTCCGggaagattttgaaagatacAGAGACCGTTGAATCTTACAAAATCCAGGATGGCCATTCTGTGCATATGGTGAAGTCTGGTGGTGCATCCGCTGCGACAACCGGCAGTACAACAACTGGCAGTGCAGCATCACCAGCTGCAACTAACTCAGCAGCTCCTTCCAACATTTCTGCTGGTCAGACTGGTGGATTTAACCCATTGGCTGATTTGACTGGTGCCCGTTATGCAGGTCTCGCCAATTTGCCCTCAGCTGATATGTTTGGTCCAGACGGTGGCCTGAACAGCAGTAACGGCGCCAATCCCGAATCCATGCTACAAATGTTAGAGAACCCCATCTTCCAATCTcaaatgaatgaaatgttGAGTAATCCACAAATGGTCGACTTCTTGATCCAACAGAACCCCCAATTACAGGCTTTGGGTCCGAGAGCAAGAGATATGTTACAGAGCCCCTTCTTTAGACAAATGATGACAGACCCTCAGATGATTAGACAGTCAATGCAAATGGCCAACTCGATGGGTATGTCTCCAGATGGTGCCGCTTCTGCATTTCCTGCGCCAGGTAGTGCTAGTGGGGCTGGTGGGGCTAATGAAACTAGTACAAATGATGCCGATAGTGCAGCAACAGGTGCTGCAGCATCTTCAACAGGCCAAGCTAACCCATTTGCAGGTTTATTCGGTGCGACTCCAGGAAATGCCGCAGCAGCTAATCCCTTCGCTGGATTATTCCCAGGTGGTCAACAACCTCAGTTCAACCAAGAGCTTTTAGCTAGTATGTTCGGTGGGAACTCCAACGCCACCGGTGCTGCTCCAGCTGTAGATAACAGACCACCGGAAGAACGTTACGAGTCTCAACTCAGACAACTAAACGATATGggattctttgatttcgaTAGAAATGTTGCTGCTCTAAGACGTGCCGGAGGATCTGTCCAGGGTGCTCTTGACGCATTGTTGAACGGCGACGTGTAA
- the URA5 gene encoding orotate phosphoribosyltransferase URA5 (highly similar to uniprot|P13298 Saccharomyces cerevisiae YML106W URA5 Fifth step in pyrimidine biosynthesis pathway Orotate phosphoribosyltransferase 1) → MPTALEDYQKNFLELAIESKALRFGEFTLKSGRVSPYFFNLGLFNTGKLLSNLATAYAIAIIQSELKFDVIFGPAYKGIPLASIVCVKLAEIGGSKFQDVKYAFNRKEAKDHGEGGNIVGAALKDQKILIIDDVMTAGTAINEAFEIIAKEEGKVVGSIIALDRQEVVNTEDTEVLSATQSVSKRYDIPVLSIVNLSNIISYLDGRISVEEREKMEQYRQTYGASA, encoded by the coding sequence ATGCCAACAGCATTGgaagattatcaaaagaactTTTTAGAACTGGCCATTGAGTCAAAAGCTTTAAGATTCGGTGAATTTACTTTGAAATCCGGTAGAGTATCACCatacttcttcaatttaGGACTCTTCAACACCGGTAAGTTGCTTTCAAACTTAGCCACTGCTTATGCAATTGCCATTATCCAATCTGAATTGAAGTTCGATGTCATCTTCGGTCCCGCTTACAAAGGTATTCCATTAGCATCGATCGTTTGTGTGAAGTTAGCTGAAATCGGTGGTTCGAAATTCCAAGATGTGAAGTATGCCTTCAACAGAAAGGAAGCCAAGGACCATGGTGAAGGTGGTAATATCGTTGGTGCTGCACTAAAGGACCAAAAAATCTTGATCATCGACGATGTCATGACTGCAGGAACTGCAATCAACGAAGCGTTTGAGATCATTGCCAAGGAAGAAGGCAAAGTTGTTGGATCCATTATCGCATTAGACAGACAAGAGGTGGTTAACACCGAAGACACCGAAGTTCTAAGTGCTACTCAATCTGTTTCTAAGAGATATGACATCCCAGTTTTAAGTATTGTCAACCTGTCAAACATTATCAGCTACTTGGATGGCAGAATCTCTGTGGAAGAAAGGGAAAAGATGGAACAATACCGTCAAACTTATGGTGCATCTGCATAA
- the COQ5 gene encoding 2-hexaprenyl-6-methoxy-1,4-benzoquinone methyltransferase (highly similar to uniprot|P49017 Saccharomyces cerevisiae YML110C COQ5 2-hexaprenyl-6-methoxy-1 4-benzoquinone methyltransferase involved in ubiquinone (Coenzyme Q) biosynthesis located in mitochondria) produces the protein MSMISARARLSLAQSLRINGGLRSFSNARVQLNQKQSNSDGFSGDSTTHFGSRTVLKEEKEKLVGNVFSSVASKYDVMNDVMSLGIHRLWKDHFINKLDAGKRPNSTEPLHFIDVAGGSGDIAFGLLDHAEQKFHDVESTMHIVDINADMLKEGEKRAMDQGKYYNDPRVTFLVQNGETLDQIESNSKDIYTISFGIRNFTDIQAGLNTAYRVLKPGGIFFCLEFSKIDNPLVNLIYQRWAQVLPVMGSVVANDYDSYQYLVESIERFPSQEHFKSMIEKAGFQSAGYENLSFGICAIHWGIKT, from the coding sequence ATGTCTATGATATCGGCTAGAGCGAGATTGAGTCTTGCCCAATCCCTTAGAATTAATGGGGGTCTTAGAAGTTTTTCAAACGCTAGAGTACAACTGAACCAGAAACAAAGTAACAGTGACGGTTTCAGTGGTGATTCGACAACACACTTCGGGTCGAGGACTGtgttgaaagaggaaaaagagaaaCTCGTCGGTAACGTGTTTTCTAGTGTTGCTTCCAAGTACGATGTGATGAACGACGTGATGTCTCTAGGGATCCATAGACTATGGAAGGACCATTTCATTAATAAGTTAGACGCAGGTAAAAGACCTAACTCTACGGAACCATTGCATTTCATTGATGTGGCAGGTGGATCTGGGGACATTGCTTTCGGGTTGTTGGACCATGCTGAGCAGAAATTCCATGATGTGGAGTCAACCATGCACattgttgatatcaatgCGGATATGTTGAAAGAAGGTGAGAAAAGAGCTATGGATCAAGGTAAATACTACAACGATCCTCGTGTGACCTTTTTGGTTCAAAATGGTGAAACGTTAGATCAGATCGAATCGAATTCAAAGGATATCTACACAATTTCCTTCGGGATCAGAAATTTCACCGATATTCAGGCGGGTTTGAATACAGCTTATAGAGTGCTAAAGCCAGGtggaatcttcttctgtttggAATTCTCTAAAATCGATAACCCATTGGTAAATCTAATCTATCAAAGATGGGCGCAGGTTTTGCCTGTAATGGGTTCAGTGGTCGCTAACGATTATGACTCATACCAATATCTAGTGGAATCCATTGAAAGATTCCCCAGCCAAGAACATTTCAAGTCCATGATCGAAAAGGCTGGGTTCCAATCAGCCGGATACGAAAACCTGTCTTTTGGTATCTGTGCCATTCATTGGGGTATCAAGACATGA